In Mycobacterium sp. Aquia_216, a genomic segment contains:
- the folP gene encoding dihydropteroate synthase yields MAIVNRTPDSFYDKGATFSDEAARDAVHRAVADGADIIDVGGVKAGPGENVDADMETARLVPFVEWLRGAYPDQLISVDTWRSEVARLACAAGADLINDTWGGFDPALPEVAVEFGAGLVCSHTGGALPRTRPFRVSYGTTTRGVVDDVICQVTAAAERAVAAGVAPDRVLIDPAHDFGKNTFHGLVLLRHVSELVNTGWPVLMALSNKDFVGETLGVELTERLEGTLAATALAAAAGVRVFRVHQVAATRRVLEMVASIQGTRAPARTVRGLA; encoded by the coding sequence ATGGCGATTGTCAACCGCACCCCGGACTCGTTCTACGACAAAGGCGCGACCTTCAGCGACGAAGCCGCCAGGGACGCCGTCCACCGGGCCGTCGCGGACGGCGCCGACATCATCGACGTGGGCGGCGTCAAGGCGGGCCCGGGCGAGAACGTCGACGCCGACATGGAGACCGCCCGGCTGGTGCCGTTCGTCGAATGGCTCCGTGGCGCCTACCCGGACCAGCTGATCAGCGTCGACACCTGGCGCTCCGAGGTGGCCAGACTGGCCTGCGCGGCCGGTGCGGACTTGATCAACGACACCTGGGGTGGCTTCGACCCGGCTTTGCCGGAGGTGGCCGTCGAGTTCGGGGCCGGCCTGGTGTGTTCGCACACCGGCGGGGCGCTGCCGCGCACACGTCCGTTCCGGGTGAGTTACGGTACGACCACCCGCGGTGTGGTCGACGACGTGATTTGCCAGGTCACCGCCGCCGCCGAGCGGGCGGTCGCGGCCGGCGTCGCCCCCGACCGGGTGCTGATCGACCCGGCCCACGATTTTGGGAAGAACACCTTCCACGGGCTGGTCCTGTTGCGCCACGTGAGCGAACTTGTTAATACCGGGTGGCCCGTGCTCATGGCTTTGAGCAACAAGGACTTCGTCGGGGAGACTCTGGGTGTGGAATTGACCGAACGGCTTGAGGGGACGCTGGCAGCGACCGCGCTGGCGGCGGCCGCCGGGGTGCGGGTGTTTCGGGTGCATCAGGTCGCGGCGACCCGGCGGGTGCTGGAAATGGTCGCCTCGATCCAGGGCACCCGCGCGCCGGCGCGCACGGTGAGAGGACTGGCATGA
- the fadD6 gene encoding long-chain-acyl-CoA synthetase FadD6 — protein sequence MSDHGGGARSRIGLTDIASGVPGVLADLPVIVRGAVTGLLVQPNSNKSIGSVFQDRAARYGDRVFLRFGDQQLTYREANAVANRYAAVLAARGVGHGDVVAIMLRNSPNAVLAMLATVKCGAVAGMLNYHQRGEVLAHSLGLLDAKVLIAETDLVSAVTESGTSGTANTLTIEDLERFSLGAVATNPDSVATVHARDTAFYIFTSGTTGFPKASVMTHLRWLKALAAFGGLGLRLKSSDTLYSCLPLYHNNALTVALSSVINSGATLALGKSFSASKFWDEVIESRATAFIYIGEICRYLLNQPPKDTDRKHKVRLIAGNGLRPEIWKEFTKRFGIARVCEFYASSEGNTAFINIFNVPGSTGIAPTPLVYVEYDPDTGAPLRDDKSRVRRVPAGEPGLLLSPVNRLQPFDGYTDKASSEKKLVRNAFRDGDCFFNSGDVMSPQGMRHAAFVDRLGDTFRWKGENVATTQVEAALASDKAVEECTVFGVEVPDTGGRAGMAAVQLRDGAKFDGESLARAVYGQLPAYALPLFVRVVKSLEHTTTFKSRKVELREQAYGPDVTDPLYVLAGRDDGYVPYYDEYPEEVAAGKRPQG from the coding sequence GTGTCCGACCACGGTGGGGGAGCACGTAGCCGGATCGGCCTGACCGATATCGCCTCAGGGGTGCCGGGCGTGCTGGCCGACCTGCCGGTGATCGTGCGCGGCGCGGTGACCGGGCTGCTGGTTCAGCCCAACTCCAACAAGTCCATCGGCAGCGTGTTTCAGGATCGTGCCGCTCGCTACGGGGATCGCGTCTTCCTGCGGTTCGGCGATCAGCAACTGACCTACCGCGAGGCCAACGCGGTCGCCAACCGGTATGCCGCCGTGTTGGCGGCGCGTGGTGTCGGCCACGGCGACGTCGTCGCGATCATGCTGCGGAATTCGCCGAACGCGGTGCTGGCGATGCTGGCCACGGTCAAGTGCGGCGCCGTCGCCGGCATGCTCAACTACCACCAGCGCGGCGAGGTGCTGGCGCACAGCCTGGGCCTGCTCGACGCCAAGGTGCTGATCGCGGAGACCGATCTGGTCAGCGCCGTCACCGAGTCCGGTACCTCGGGCACCGCCAACACCCTGACCATCGAAGACCTGGAGCGCTTCTCGCTGGGCGCGGTGGCCACCAACCCCGATTCGGTGGCGACCGTGCACGCCCGCGACACCGCCTTCTACATCTTCACGTCGGGCACGACCGGCTTCCCCAAGGCCAGTGTGATGACGCATCTGCGGTGGCTCAAGGCGCTGGCGGCGTTCGGCGGGCTGGGGCTGCGGCTGAAGAGCTCCGACACCCTGTACAGCTGCCTGCCGCTTTATCACAACAACGCGCTGACGGTGGCGCTGTCGTCGGTGATCAACTCCGGCGCGACGCTGGCGCTGGGCAAGTCGTTTTCGGCGTCGAAGTTCTGGGACGAGGTCATCGAGAGCCGGGCCACCGCGTTCATCTACATCGGCGAGATCTGCCGCTACCTGCTCAACCAGCCGCCCAAAGACACCGACCGCAAACACAAGGTTCGCCTGATCGCCGGCAACGGACTGCGGCCGGAGATCTGGAAGGAGTTCACCAAGCGGTTCGGCATCGCGCGGGTGTGTGAGTTCTACGCCTCCAGCGAGGGCAACACGGCGTTCATCAACATCTTCAACGTGCCGGGGTCGACGGGCATCGCGCCGACGCCGCTGGTGTACGTCGAATACGACCCGGACACCGGTGCTCCGCTGCGTGACGACAAAAGCCGGGTGCGCCGGGTGCCGGCCGGTGAGCCCGGTCTGTTGCTCAGCCCGGTCAACCGGCTGCAGCCGTTTGACGGCTACACCGACAAGGCGTCGAGCGAGAAGAAGTTGGTGCGCAACGCGTTCCGCGACGGTGACTGTTTCTTCAACTCCGGCGACGTGATGAGCCCGCAGGGCATGCGGCACGCCGCGTTCGTCGACCGGCTCGGCGACACCTTCCGCTGGAAGGGCGAGAACGTCGCCACCACCCAGGTCGAGGCGGCGCTGGCGTCGGACAAGGCCGTCGAGGAGTGCACCGTCTTCGGCGTCGAGGTGCCAGACACCGGCGGACGGGCGGGGATGGCTGCGGTCCAGCTGCGCGACGGAGCGAAGTTCGACGGCGAGTCGCTGGCCCGCGCGGTATATGGCCAGCTGCCCGCGTACGCGCTGCCGCTGTTCGTGCGGGTGGTGAAGTCGCTGGAGCACACCACGACGTTCAAGAGCCGCAAGGTGGAGCTGCGCGAGCAGGCCTACGGGCCGGACGTGACGGACCCGCTGTACGTGCTGGCCGGCCGCGACGACGGCTATGTGCCGTACTACGACGAGTATCCCGAAGAGGTAGCGGCCGGTAAGCGACCGCAAGGTTGA
- a CDS encoding TIGR00730 family Rossman fold protein gives MRPDGDSPSGWAVCVYCASGPTHPELLDVASELGEAIAERGWTLVWGGGHVSAMGAVASAARARGGRTVGVIPQQLVRRELADKNADELIVTDTMRERKRIMEDRSDAFIVLPGGVGTLDELFEAWTTGYLGMHDKPVVMLDPWGHYEGLWLWLNNLLDSGYISQVAMDRLVLVDKVGAAIEACAPV, from the coding sequence ATGCGCCCCGACGGCGATTCACCCAGCGGATGGGCGGTATGTGTGTACTGCGCGTCGGGACCGACGCATCCCGAATTGCTTGACGTGGCCAGCGAACTCGGCGAAGCGATCGCCGAGCGCGGCTGGACGTTGGTGTGGGGTGGCGGCCACGTTTCGGCGATGGGAGCGGTGGCCAGTGCGGCGCGGGCACGCGGCGGCCGGACCGTCGGGGTGATCCCCCAACAGCTGGTGCGCCGCGAGCTGGCCGACAAGAATGCCGACGAGCTGATCGTCACCGACACGATGCGTGAGCGGAAGCGGATCATGGAAGACCGCTCCGACGCGTTCATCGTGCTGCCCGGCGGTGTCGGCACCCTGGACGAGTTGTTCGAGGCGTGGACGACGGGCTATCTGGGTATGCACGACAAACCCGTGGTGATGCTGGATCCGTGGGGGCACTACGAGGGCTTGTGGCTGTGGTTGAACAACTTGCTCGACAGCGGCTACATCTCCCAGGTGGCGATGGACCGGCTGGTGCTGGTCGATAAGGTGGGTGCCGCAATCGAGGCGTGTGCCCCTGTCTGA